One part of the Helicobacter cetorum MIT 99-5656 genome encodes these proteins:
- a CDS encoding AAA family ATPase: MQVSSFLENIIVPFKRIKNRSLSLALGFLTITFCLLLWLVLSDSSRLLSSQDFFYIIQSNPKQTLLEDENYFYANHYKTNKKAFLRDYKVPTHMPIEKQENLSKASKSELALLFFISIMLFGIFWRLPKRQVSLKESLQNASKNELENVFQRYDSLGVSFKDIAGVNEVKEELLEIIDYLKEPKKYQDLGIFLPKGVLLVGPPGVGKTMIAKALASEAKVPFFYESGSAFSQIYVGAGAKKVHELFMHAKKHAPSMIFIDEIDALGKARGGHRNDEREATLNQLLTEMDGFLQNAEVVVIGATNQMEVMDEALLRSGRFDRRILISLPDLNERQSILEKLLENKKHTLDYAKIAKICVGFSGAMLATLINESALNALKHKRAEITPSDVLEVRDKIAYGKKKAQTLNENEKELVALYQSAKALSAYWLEIEFDKAPLLGEFISFNENKIHSENEIKNYIKVYLSGTIILELLYQQRYSLSKQDLQKARFLNEFMVSELVLAPTKEFLSALYEEQVEFLKPQVATCKQLSVLLLEQEYLEHANLYALLNG; this comes from the coding sequence ATGCAAGTCTCTAGTTTTTTAGAAAACATCATAGTTCCTTTTAAACGCATTAAAAACCGCTCGTTGAGTTTAGCCCTAGGGTTCTTAACCATCACTTTTTGCTTGCTTCTATGGTTAGTGCTAAGTGATTCTTCTAGGCTCTTGTCTAGTCAGGACTTTTTTTACATTATCCAGTCTAATCCTAAGCAAACTCTTTTAGAAGATGAAAATTATTTTTATGCAAACCATTACAAGACAAACAAAAAGGCGTTTTTAAGAGATTATAAAGTTCCTACTCACATGCCCATAGAAAAACAAGAAAATTTGAGTAAGGCTTCTAAAAGCGAACTTGCCCTACTTTTTTTTATTTCTATCATGCTTTTTGGGATTTTTTGGCGTTTGCCCAAGCGACAGGTTAGCTTGAAAGAGAGTTTACAAAACGCTTCCAAAAATGAATTAGAAAATGTTTTCCAGCGTTATGATTCTTTAGGAGTGAGCTTTAAGGATATTGCTGGTGTGAATGAAGTTAAAGAAGAATTATTAGAAATCATAGACTATTTAAAAGAACCTAAAAAATACCAAGATTTAGGGATTTTTCTGCCTAAAGGAGTGCTTTTAGTAGGTCCGCCTGGGGTGGGAAAAACTATGATTGCAAAAGCTTTAGCGAGCGAAGCTAAAGTGCCGTTTTTCTATGAAAGCGGGAGTGCTTTTTCACAAATTTATGTGGGTGCTGGGGCTAAAAAGGTGCATGAACTTTTTATGCATGCTAAAAAGCATGCCCCTTCTATGATTTTTATTGATGAAATTGACGCTCTAGGCAAGGCTAGGGGTGGGCATAGAAACGATGAGAGAGAAGCTACGCTTAATCAGCTCTTAACAGAAATGGATGGTTTTTTACAAAACGCTGAAGTGGTTGTTATAGGAGCGACTAATCAAATGGAAGTGATGGATGAAGCGTTATTAAGAAGCGGGCGATTTGACAGACGCATTTTGATTTCTTTACCCGATTTGAATGAGAGACAAAGCATTTTAGAAAAGCTTTTAGAAAACAAAAAACACACGCTAGATTATGCCAAAATCGCTAAAATTTGCGTGGGTTTTAGCGGGGCTATGCTAGCGACCTTGATTAATGAAAGTGCCTTAAACGCTCTAAAACACAAACGAGCAGAAATCACTCCTAGCGATGTCTTAGAAGTTAGAGATAAAATCGCTTATGGTAAGAAAAAGGCACAAACCTTGAATGAAAATGAAAAAGAATTAGTGGCTTTGTATCAGAGTGCGAAAGCTTTGAGTGCGTATTGGCTAGAAATTGAGTTTGATAAAGCCCCCTTGTTAGGGGAATTTATCTCTTTTAATGAAAATAAAATCCATAGCGAAAACGAGATTAAAAACTACATTAAAGTCTATTTGAGTGGGACAATTATCTTAGAATTGCTTTATCAGCAACGCTACAGCCTGTCTAAGCAAGATTTGCAAAAAGCGAGATTCTTAAACGAATTTATGGTAAGCGAGCTGGTTTTAGCCCCTACAAAAGAGTTTTTAAGCGCTCTTTATGAAGAGCAAGTAGAGTTTTTAAAGCCACAAGTGGCTACTTGTAAGCAATTGAGTGTTTTATTGTTAGAGCAAGAATATTTAGAACATGCGAATCTTTATGCTTTGCTTAATGGGTGA
- the mtaB gene encoding tRNA (N(6)-L-threonylcarbamoyladenosine(37)-C(2))-methylthiotransferase MtaB → MKKVYFKTFGCRTNLFDTQVMGENLKDFSTTLEEKEADIIIINSCTVTNGADSAVRSYAKKMARLNKEVLFTGCGVKTQGKELFDKGFLKGVFGHDNKEKINALLQTKKRFFIDDDLESKHLDSTMVSEFVGKTRAFIKIQEGCDFDCNYCIIPSVRGRARSFEERKILEQVSLLCAKGVQEVVLTGTNVGSYGKDRESNIARLIKKLSQIQGLKRVRVGSLEPNQISEEFLELLEEDFLEKHLHIALQHSHDIMLERMNRRNRVKSDRELLEKIASKNFAIGTDFIVGHPGESESIFQMAFKNLESLPLTHIHPFIYSKRKDTPSSLMTDSVSLENSKKRLNAIKDLIYHKNKAFRELQLQRNTPLKVLVESQKDGTFKALDQFFNPLKIKSDKPLKASFLEIRDYVVNERENHASL, encoded by the coding sequence ATGAAAAAAGTGTATTTTAAAACCTTTGGCTGTAGGACTAATCTTTTTGATACGCAAGTGATGGGAGAGAATTTAAAGGATTTTAGCACAACCTTAGAAGAAAAAGAAGCGGATATTATCATCATCAATTCTTGCACGGTTACTAATGGGGCTGATAGTGCTGTAAGAAGTTATGCAAAAAAAATGGCACGATTGAATAAGGAAGTTTTATTTACCGGCTGTGGGGTTAAAACTCAAGGCAAAGAACTCTTTGATAAGGGGTTTTTAAAGGGCGTTTTTGGGCATGACAATAAGGAAAAAATCAATGCTTTATTGCAAACAAAGAAGCGTTTCTTTATAGATGATGATTTAGAAAGCAAGCATTTAGATTCTACTATGGTAAGTGAATTTGTGGGAAAAACTAGAGCGTTTATTAAGATTCAAGAAGGCTGTGATTTTGATTGTAATTATTGCATTATTCCTAGCGTAAGGGGAAGGGCTAGAAGCTTTGAAGAAAGAAAAATATTAGAGCAAGTCAGCCTTTTATGTGCTAAAGGCGTTCAAGAAGTGGTCTTAACGGGCACTAATGTAGGGAGTTATGGGAAAGATAGAGAAAGTAATATCGCAAGACTCATTAAAAAACTAAGCCAAATTCAAGGGTTAAAACGAGTTAGGGTGGGGAGCTTAGAGCCTAATCAAATTAGTGAAGAGTTTTTAGAGCTTTTAGAAGAAGATTTTTTAGAAAAGCATTTGCATATTGCTTTACAACATAGCCATGATATTATGTTAGAGAGAATGAATAGAAGAAATCGTGTTAAAAGCGATAGAGAGCTATTAGAAAAAATCGCTTCAAAAAATTTTGCTATCGGCACGGATTTTATTGTAGGACACCCAGGAGAGAGTGAGAGTATTTTTCAAATGGCGTTTAAAAACCTAGAGAGCTTACCCCTAACGCATATCCACCCTTTTATCTATAGCAAACGCAAAGACACCCCATCTAGTTTGATGACTGATAGCGTTAGTTTAGAAAATTCTAAAAAGCGTTTGAATGCGATTAAAGACTTAATTTACCATAAAAATAAAGCGTTTAGAGAATTACAGCTTCAGCGTAATACCCCCTTAAAAGTGCTGGTTGAGTCTCAAAAAGATGGCACATTTAAAGCCCTAGACCAGTTTTTTAACCCCCTTAAGATTAAAAGCGATAAGCCCTTGAAAGCGAGCTTTTTAGAAATCAGAGATTATGTGGTCAATGAGAGAGAAAATCATGCAAGTCTCTAG
- a CDS encoding mechanosensitive ion channel family protein, protein MALRIFLLLFLCMFLQASNKSELSKVQKQVAVIDKKLASKDNVWLKKFENYKIYNQIYTEKESVKQELRRLKSQKNKDLLKISTLEHTLKALESQQKMLESYRVNPFKDLIERPSIPNIPNIANPIAIIDGISFIKSMRLKNENLKNNQLSLEEVLKLLNQKHQLLNQWHALEPHALLSSEMYQTQAKRLELQGAQNILKTTIGIFQKDSDEAILQVKSQIKDQLFKLAYVLLIALLSVVLAWTLKVISNKYIENNERVYTVNKAINFINANVVILIFLLSYLENVTYLVTVLGFASAGLAIAMKDLFMSIFGWFVIIIGGNVHVGDRVRISKDGTTFIGDVLDISMLHITILEDVTLTTYLENRRAGRIVFVPNNYIFTTMFSNYSHFGMKTVWDGLDFCVTFDSNFKKASKIALAIATECAKEYTEITYKRLNKMRDRYSLRSVSVKPRCFIMAENNGMKISVWYQTNSYATMNLRSKISSEIIEAFLKEEDIHIAYTTTKLIKVDTNGDGFGDKKG, encoded by the coding sequence ATGGCATTAAGAATCTTTTTACTACTCTTTTTATGCATGTTCTTACAAGCTAGTAATAAGAGCGAATTATCAAAAGTCCAAAAACAAGTGGCAGTAATAGATAAGAAACTCGCTTCTAAGGATAATGTGTGGTTGAAAAAGTTTGAAAACTACAAAATTTACAATCAAATTTATACCGAAAAAGAGAGTGTGAAGCAAGAATTAAGGCGTTTGAAATCTCAAAAAAACAAGGATTTATTAAAAATTAGCACCTTAGAGCATACCCTAAAAGCTTTAGAGTCTCAACAAAAAATGCTTGAGAGCTATAGGGTTAATCCTTTTAAGGACTTGATAGAACGCCCTAGTATTCCTAATATTCCTAATATCGCTAATCCTATTGCGATTATTGATGGGATTTCATTCATTAAAAGCATGCGTTTAAAAAATGAAAATCTTAAAAATAACCAACTTTCTTTAGAAGAAGTGTTGAAGCTCTTAAACCAAAAACACCAACTCCTAAATCAATGGCATGCTTTAGAACCCCATGCATTATTGAGTAGTGAAATGTATCAAACTCAAGCTAAACGCTTGGAGTTACAAGGGGCACAAAATATTTTAAAAACAACCATAGGGATTTTTCAAAAAGATAGCGATGAAGCTATTCTTCAAGTGAAATCTCAAATCAAAGACCAGCTTTTCAAACTCGCTTATGTGCTTTTAATCGCCCTTTTAAGTGTCGTTTTAGCATGGACATTGAAAGTCATTTCTAATAAATACATTGAAAATAACGAGCGGGTATATACCGTTAATAAAGCTATCAATTTCATTAACGCTAATGTGGTGATTTTGATTTTCTTGCTCTCGTATTTAGAGAATGTTACTTATTTGGTTACCGTGCTAGGTTTTGCAAGTGCTGGTTTAGCCATTGCGATGAAAGATTTGTTTATGAGTATTTTTGGGTGGTTTGTGATTATTATAGGCGGGAATGTGCATGTGGGTGATAGAGTGAGAATCTCAAAAGATGGAACTACTTTTATTGGCGATGTGTTGGATATTTCTATGTTGCATATTACCATTTTAGAAGATGTAACTCTAACCACTTACCTAGAAAATAGAAGAGCGGGTCGCATTGTGTTTGTGCCTAATAACTATATTTTTACGACCATGTTTTCTAATTACAGCCATTTTGGTATGAAGACCGTTTGGGATGGTTTAGATTTCTGTGTTACTTTTGATTCTAATTTTAAAAAAGCTTCTAAAATCGCTCTGGCTATCGCTACAGAGTGTGCGAAAGAATATACTGAAATCACTTACAAACGCTTGAATAAAATGCGTGATAGATACTCTTTAAGAAGCGTGAGTGTAAAGCCTAGATGCTTTATTATGGCAGAGAATAATGGCATGAAAATTTCGGTGTGGTATCAGACTAATTCGTATGCGACCATGAATTTACGCAGTAAAATTTCATCTGAAATCATAGAAGCGTTTTTAAAAGAAGAAGACATTCATATTGCTTATACGACCACTAAACTGATTAAAGTAGACACTAATGGAGATGGATTTGGAGACAAAAAGGGATAA
- the aroB gene encoding 3-dehydroquinate synthase, with product MQEVLIDLKEKSYKVLLGALETIKTTQKVLVVSDSIVAGLHLPYLLERLKAPNVRVCVLEAGEKNKNLASLERILTNAFEMQLERHSLMIALGGGVVSDMVGFASSIYFRGIDFISVPTTLLAQVDASVGGKTGINTPYGKNLIGSFYQPKAVYIDSHFLSTLPARELQAGVAEIIKMALCFDESLMEVLETQDLEKCLKEVILRSVQIKAQVVKEDEKEQGLRAGLNYGHTFGHAIENETHYERFLHGEAVAIGMRMANDLALHLGMLTLKEHERIERLLKKFHLDLSYKILDTEKFYERFFMDKKSVNETLRFVLLKGLGAFEIISDIPKETIDKVLEKWH from the coding sequence ATGCAAGAAGTTTTGATAGATTTGAAAGAGAAAAGCTATAAAGTCTTATTGGGAGCGTTAGAGACGATAAAAACCACACAAAAGGTGTTAGTAGTAAGCGATAGCATTGTGGCAGGATTGCACTTGCCCTATTTACTAGAGCGTTTGAAAGCCCCAAATGTGCGGGTGTGCGTTTTGGAAGCTGGAGAAAAAAATAAGAATCTAGCTTCATTAGAGCGGATTTTAACAAACGCCTTTGAGATGCAACTAGAACGCCATTCTCTAATGATAGCTCTTGGTGGGGGTGTGGTGAGTGATATGGTAGGATTTGCTAGTAGCATTTATTTTAGGGGGATTGATTTTATTAGCGTGCCTACAACCTTGCTCGCTCAAGTAGATGCGAGCGTAGGGGGAAAAACAGGGATTAATACGCCTTATGGTAAGAATTTAATCGGTTCGTTTTACCAGCCTAAGGCTGTTTATATTGACTCGCATTTTTTAAGCACGCTTCCTGCTAGAGAATTGCAAGCTGGCGTGGCTGAAATCATTAAAATGGCTCTGTGTTTTGATGAAAGCTTAATGGAAGTTTTAGAGACACAGGATTTAGAGAAGTGTTTAAAAGAAGTTATTTTAAGAAGCGTTCAGATTAAAGCTCAAGTGGTTAAAGAAGATGAAAAAGAGCAGGGTTTAAGAGCGGGGCTTAATTATGGGCATACTTTTGGGCATGCTATAGAGAATGAAACTCACTATGAGCGTTTTTTGCATGGTGAAGCTGTAGCCATTGGTATGCGTATGGCAAATGATTTAGCTCTTCATTTAGGTATGCTCACTCTCAAAGAGCATGAACGCATAGAGAGATTGCTAAAAAAGTTTCATTTAGATTTGAGTTATAAAATTCTTGATACAGAAAAATTTTATGAGCGTTTTTTTATGGATAAAAAAAGTGTGAATGAAACGCTTAGATTTGTTTTGCTTAAAGGGCTTGGGGCGTTTGAAATAATCTCTGATATTCCTAAAGAAACAATTGATAAGGTGCTAGAAAAATGGCATTAA
- a CDS encoding COG3400 family protein — MKKIALILDGIVAKNFLDLVLTHYFNHNFYIVIVKDENLIPKNYPSTFVFHCFDATSSFRLLQVLDNEVSDLFLIVQDIEEQRIITTTIKTHFKRMRVVLSLENAHKECYEFDETHDDERLISIDVNEVLVNKFISHLPNIPSTPREFGLGRGEIMEIGVPFGSIFAYRHIGSIRQKEFRIVGLYRNDELLLSSKSLVIQPRDTLLIAGNPEVLNQVYFQVKSNVGQFPAPFGKSIYVYIDMRLQSKRAMMRDVYQALFLHKTLKSYKLYIQILHPTNPKFYHKIYALEKENIEVNLDFYGKSFIQKLNEDHQKKIGLVVVGKELFSFRKHRKALQKIATPVYKTNALGLSQISQSIVVLNENLDINEDMSSAIFDISMQMDLKLLLYDFDPNHRYKNEVIKHYENLAHAFNRKIEILQTHTNNPILYLNSLKQPLLHFLPFEECITQTRCNWFLSTKVEKIAFLNDYNPQIFIPIAE; from the coding sequence TTGAAAAAAATCGCCCTTATTTTAGATGGCATTGTAGCGAAAAATTTTTTAGACTTGGTGCTAACGCATTATTTCAACCATAATTTTTACATTGTCATTGTGAAAGATGAAAATCTAATTCCTAAAAACTACCCTAGCACTTTTGTCTTTCATTGTTTTGATGCAACTTCAAGTTTTAGGCTTTTACAGGTTTTAGACAATGAAGTGAGTGATTTGTTTTTAATTGTGCAAGATATTGAAGAGCAACGCATTATAACGACCACGATTAAAACGCATTTCAAACGCATGCGTGTAGTGCTAAGCCTAGAAAATGCCCATAAAGAATGCTATGAATTTGATGAAACACATGATGATGAAAGGCTTATTTCTATTGATGTTAATGAAGTTTTGGTGAATAAATTTATCTCCCACTTGCCTAATATTCCTAGCACCCCTAGAGAGTTTGGGCTAGGAAGGGGCGAGATTATGGAGATTGGCGTGCCTTTTGGAAGCATTTTTGCTTACAGGCATATTGGCTCAATAAGACAAAAAGAATTTAGGATTGTAGGGCTTTATCGCAATGATGAATTGTTGCTCTCTAGCAAATCCTTAGTCATTCAGCCACGAGACACTCTCTTAATAGCGGGTAATCCAGAAGTCTTAAATCAAGTGTATTTTCAAGTTAAAAGCAATGTGGGGCAATTTCCAGCTCCCTTTGGTAAAAGCATTTATGTGTATATTGATATGCGATTACAAAGCAAAAGAGCGATGATGCGTGATGTGTATCAAGCCTTGTTTTTACATAAAACTTTAAAGAGTTATAAGCTTTACATTCAAATATTACACCCCACTAACCCTAAGTTTTACCATAAGATTTATGCTTTAGAAAAAGAAAATATAGAAGTGAATTTGGATTTTTATGGCAAAAGTTTCATTCAAAAACTCAATGAAGACCACCAAAAAAAAATCGGTTTGGTAGTGGTGGGTAAAGAGCTTTTTAGTTTCAGAAAGCACCGAAAGGCTTTACAAAAAATCGCTACTCCTGTGTATAAAACTAACGCACTAGGCTTGTCTCAAATCTCTCAAAGTATTGTAGTGTTGAATGAAAACTTAGACATTAATGAAGACATGTCCTCAGCCATTTTTGATATTTCTATGCAAATGGATTTGAAGCTATTACTTTATGATTTTGACCCAAACCACCGCTATAAAAACGAAGTGATTAAACATTATGAAAACCTAGCCCATGCATTTAACCGCAAGATTGAAATCCTTCAAACCCACACAAACAACCCCATTTTATACCTTAATTCTCTCAAACAGCCTTTGTTGCATTTTTTACCTTTTGAAGAGTGTATCACTCAAACACGCTGTAATTGGTTTTTATCCACTAAAGTAGAAAAAATAGCGTTTTTAAATGATTATAACCCCCAGATTTTTATTCCTATAGCGGAGTAA
- the tgt gene encoding tRNA guanosine(34) transglycosylase Tgt: MNYQLQATDNHARAGVLELAHSSVETPIFMPVGTQGCIKSLDANDMQEHLNAKLILANTYHMYLRPGEKIVENLGGLHHFSQFQGSFLTDSGGFQAFSLNSNVKLQEDGIIFKSHIDGSKHYFTPTKVLDIQYALNSDIMMVLDDLVGLPAPLKRIEESIIRSAKWANLSLEYHKEKNRPNNHLFAIIQGGTNLKMRSLSVELTHKDFDGYAIGGLAVGESANEMYETIAHTAPLLPKDKPRYLMGVGTPENILEAISLGVDMFDCVMPTRNARNATLFTHFGKISIKNAQYKTDNTPIEENCSCYTCKRYSKAYLHHLFKAKELTYARLASLHNLHFYLELTKNARKAILEKRFLSFKKEFLENYRSS, encoded by the coding sequence TTGAACTACCAACTTCAAGCTACAGATAACCACGCACGAGCCGGAGTGTTAGAACTCGCTCATTCTAGCGTAGAAACCCCTATTTTTATGCCTGTAGGCACACAAGGATGCATTAAGTCTTTGGATGCAAACGATATGCAAGAACACTTGAACGCTAAGCTCATTCTAGCTAACACTTACCACATGTATCTACGCCCGGGTGAAAAAATCGTTGAAAATTTAGGGGGTTTGCACCATTTCAGTCAATTTCAGGGGAGTTTTCTAACCGATAGCGGGGGGTTTCAAGCCTTTAGTTTAAATTCTAATGTCAAATTACAAGAAGATGGAATCATTTTTAAATCGCATATTGATGGGAGCAAACATTACTTCACACCCACAAAAGTCCTAGATATTCAATACGCCTTAAATAGTGATATTATGATGGTTTTAGATGATTTAGTGGGCTTACCAGCACCCCTAAAACGCATTGAAGAATCTATTATTAGAAGTGCCAAATGGGCGAATTTAAGCTTAGAATACCACAAAGAAAAAAATCGCCCTAACAACCATCTTTTTGCCATTATCCAAGGGGGAACCAATCTAAAAATGCGAAGTCTTAGTGTGGAATTAACTCATAAAGATTTTGATGGCTACGCCATAGGCGGACTAGCCGTGGGCGAAAGCGCAAATGAAATGTATGAGACTATCGCTCACACCGCCCCCCTACTACCTAAAGACAAACCACGCTACTTAATGGGCGTAGGCACCCCTGAAAATATTTTAGAAGCCATTAGTTTAGGAGTAGATATGTTTGATTGTGTGATGCCCACAAGAAATGCAAGAAATGCCACACTCTTTACACACTTTGGCAAAATTTCTATCAAAAATGCTCAATACAAAACAGACAATACCCCCATTGAAGAAAATTGCTCATGTTACACTTGCAAGCGTTATTCCAAGGCTTATTTACACCATTTATTTAAGGCTAAAGAGCTTACTTATGCTCGTTTAGCAAGCCTTCACAATTTGCATTTTTATTTAGAGCTTACCAAAAACGCTAGAAAGGCAATTTTAGAAAAGCGGTTTTTGAGTTTTAAAAAAGAGTTTTTAGAAAATTATCGCTCTTCTTAA
- a CDS encoding lipid A biosynthesis lauroyl acyltransferase, whose protein sequence is MTFKERLVHEKILNDNDRGLKTELRIFSILIVEFLINSLGFVLARMPHSWFLKCIKTLAKLMAVFDKRRYYDAKANLDFVFKDTKSECEKEAIIQKGYENFAFIILESIRAIFIPKEKYDARFSLANEENIWKSLKSEGQAVFMCMHFGYWEAMGTSLAQYYASYSRGALGKLTKFAFINHIIISRREAFGVRFINKIGAMKELIKMYNKGDGLVGILIDQNISLKEGVVVKFFGEDATHTTIASILSRRYRVDIQPVFIDFNDDYSHYTATYYPSIRSNITKNAEADILECTQAQASLCEVVIRKHPESYFWFHRRFKNTHPEIYKKKA, encoded by the coding sequence ATGACTTTTAAAGAACGCCTAGTGCATGAAAAAATTTTAAATGACAATGATAGGGGTTTAAAAACAGAGTTGCGCATTTTTAGTATTCTTATAGTGGAATTTTTAATCAATTCTTTGGGGTTTGTTTTGGCTAGAATGCCCCACTCTTGGTTTTTAAAATGCATTAAAACCTTAGCAAAGCTTATGGCAGTATTTGATAAACGCCGTTATTATGATGCTAAGGCGAATTTAGACTTTGTTTTTAAAGATACCAAGAGTGAGTGTGAAAAAGAAGCGATTATTCAAAAGGGTTATGAAAATTTTGCTTTTATCATTTTAGAGAGTATCCGTGCAATTTTCATACCTAAGGAAAAATACGATGCACGCTTTAGCCTTGCGAATGAAGAAAACATATGGAAATCCTTAAAGAGTGAGGGGCAAGCGGTTTTTATGTGTATGCATTTTGGCTACTGGGAAGCTATGGGAACGAGTTTGGCACAATATTATGCGTCTTATAGTAGGGGGGCTTTGGGTAAATTGACTAAGTTTGCTTTTATCAACCACATTATTATCAGTAGGCGAGAAGCCTTTGGAGTGCGATTTATCAATAAAATAGGGGCGATGAAAGAACTCATTAAGATGTATAACAAGGGCGATGGCTTGGTGGGTATTTTGATAGACCAAAATATTTCGCTCAAAGAAGGGGTTGTGGTTAAGTTTTTTGGTGAAGATGCCACACACACCACTATTGCTTCTATTCTATCACGCCGTTATCGTGTGGATATTCAGCCCGTATTTATTGATTTTAACGATGATTATTCGCATTATACAGCAACCTATTATCCAAGTATTCGCTCTAATATTACCAAGAATGCTGAAGCGGATATTTTAGAATGCACTCAAGCACAGGCGAGTTTGTGTGAAGTTGTGATTAGAAAGCACCCTGAAAGCTATTTTTGGTTTCATAGGCGTTTTAAAAACACCCATCCTGAGATTTATAAAAAGAAAGCTTAA
- the waaC gene encoding lipopolysaccharide heptosyltransferase I, which produces MKIAIVRLSALGDIIVSAVFLATIKEHFPNAQIEWFVDEKFSAILEHSPYIDKLHPIALKRTLKSLNPFEIFKLFKSLRAYEYDLVIDMQGLIKSALIARFLKAPKKVGFDYTSAKEGLSALFYSQKVSIAYSEHILKRNFTLICQALDLPKIEIRESLLNRAKVFSYQNSLQIKELNLNESKPKILFVLETSKVNKTYPLERFKELALMLEGFQICLLWHADENKATTLYNTLKNQCDILLLPKLTLNEVKALLVRMDLIIGGDTGITHLAWAMQKPSITLYGNTPMERFRLESSFNISLTSNEKANYNKDDFSIQEIEPQRIKECVLKILKDTK; this is translated from the coding sequence TTGAAAATAGCCATTGTTAGACTTTCAGCACTGGGCGATATTATTGTTAGTGCTGTGTTTTTGGCTACTATTAAAGAGCATTTTCCTAACGCTCAAATTGAATGGTTTGTAGATGAAAAATTCAGTGCGATTTTAGAGCATTCCCCTTATATTGATAAATTACACCCCATAGCTTTAAAAAGAACTTTAAAATCCCTTAACCCTTTTGAGATTTTCAAACTTTTTAAATCCTTGAGAGCCTATGAATACGACTTAGTGATTGATATGCAAGGCTTAATAAAATCCGCTCTTATTGCTAGGTTTTTAAAAGCCCCTAAAAAAGTCGGCTTTGATTATACTTCAGCAAAAGAAGGTTTGAGTGCGTTATTTTATTCACAAAAAGTTTCCATAGCTTATAGCGAGCATATTTTAAAACGCAATTTCACTCTCATTTGTCAAGCCTTAGATTTGCCTAAAATAGAAATAAGAGAGAGTTTGCTTAATAGGGCTAAGGTGTTTTCTTATCAAAATTCCCTTCAAATCAAGGAATTGAATTTGAATGAGAGTAAGCCAAAAATCCTTTTTGTTTTAGAAACTTCTAAAGTCAATAAAACTTATCCCTTAGAGCGTTTTAAAGAGCTTGCTTTGATGTTAGAAGGCTTTCAAATTTGTTTGTTATGGCATGCTGATGAAAATAAAGCTACTACGCTTTATAACACTCTAAAAAATCAATGCGATATTCTATTGCTTCCTAAACTCACTTTAAACGAAGTCAAGGCATTGCTTGTTAGAATGGATTTAATTATAGGGGGTGATACCGGTATCACGCATTTAGCATGGGCTATGCAAAAACCTAGTATCACGCTTTATGGTAACACACCTATGGAGCGTTTTAGGTTAGAGAGTAGTTTTAATATTTCACTCACTAGCAACGAAAAGGCAAATTATAATAAAGATGATTTTTCCATTCAGGAGATAGAGCCACAGCGTATTAAAGAATGCGTTTTAAAAATTCTAAAGGATACTAAATGA